The genomic interval TCGGCGCACGATGTCCAACAGATTGCGAAAATCTCACGGAACAATCGATACACGCAAAGTTTCGTCTGGATCGATATTTCGCGCCGCTGCCCTGCATACGGTACTGGTCGTGGGGATCACCAGTTGTGTCAGTACGGTTGACCCTTGGACGCGCTTCGAGCACGCCGAACGGGGCTATTCAGTTCCCTACCCACAGTCCCTCACAACGACCGCAAAGCCAGCTTGGCGCCAGCTGAAAGTCAAGGACGCCGATCTCGCTTTCGGCGGGCCGAGGGACGCCTTCATGGCGATCACCTCTCACTGCGATGAGCCAAACGCCGATCCCGCTGTATTGGGGAGGCAGTTGCTCGTCGGTTTGAAAAACCGAAGCTCAGTATCGAGTGAAACGTTCGAGTTTGCCGGGGGACAGGCGTTTTCCCAGATCGTCGAGTCAACCGAGGACGATTCCGCAGTTCGAACCAAGACCGTGACGCTGGTGCGAGGCGGCTGTGTGGTGGATTGGGTGCTCACTGTGCCGGGATCACTGGCAGATGCCGAAGCGGTATTCGATGAATGGTGGCAGGGCTTCGATCCTGGATCGATGCCGGGGCCAACCGACGACGTCTCGGAGGCGAGCCCGTGATCGAGCTGCGGACACAGGTCGAATCGCTCGGGGACCGCGTACTCGGCGCTGTCGACCTGGCGGGAGAGTTCTTCCTGCTCGGCGTTCAAACGATTCGGGCAGCTTTTCGCGGGGATTTTCCGGTTCACGAGACGATGGTCCAGTTCGACGCGCTCGTCGTGCGTTCAACGGCGATCGTGACCCTGACCGCGCTGTTTACCGGCATGGTCCTCGCCCTGCAGACCGTGGTTTCGCTGACTCGTTTCGGCGCCAAGCCCTACACCGGGAGCTTTGTCGGGCTCGCCTTCGTGCTCGAACTCGGCCCGGTCCTCACCGCACTGATGGTGTCGGGCCGCGTGGGCGCGGGTATCACTGCCGAACTGGGCTCGATGGCCGTGACCGAACAGGTCGATGCCATACGCGCCATGGGCGCGGACCCGGTGCAGAAACTCGTGCTGCCCCGGGTGTTCGCGCTGACATTTGGGCTTCCGATGTTGACGAGCCTCGCCTACATCCTCGGCATTGCCGGCGGGGCGCTGATTGCACAGCAATACGGCATCACTACAAACTTCTATCTCCAGACCGTGATCAACGTAGTCACGGTCAACGACGTGTTGGAAAGTCTTTCGAAGACCTTCGTGTTTGGCTGGATGATTGCGACGGTCGGTTGTTACCTGGGACTCAAGACGACCGGCGGGACGGTCGGGGTCGGCCGTGCGACCACCACCGCAGTGGTGGTCGCTTCGATCGGAGTATTGGTCTCTAATTTCTTTCTAGCCAAAATATTGATGTTGGTATGATGGAACCATCTATGTCTGAAGCCCAGTTACAGGATCAAGAACAGCTTCGTGTCGATTCGAACTCTCATCGGTTCATCGAGCTGGCGGGAGTCCATAAGTCGTTCAACGGTGTTCCGGTGCTCGAAGGTGTTGACCTCTCGGTGGCCCGGGGCGAGGTGCTGACGATTCTCGGCGGATCGGGTTCGGGGAAGTCCGTCATGTTGAAGCACATGATCGGCCTGTTGCAGCCGGACGCGGGCAGCGTATTTGTCGAGGGACGTGACGTCACGAGGTTCAGTGAGCGCGAGTGGTTCGAGGTGCGACGGCGCATCGGCTACGTCTTCCAGGGTTCTGCACTCTTCGAT from Myxococcales bacterium carries:
- a CDS encoding ABC transporter permease, producing the protein MIELRTQVESLGDRVLGAVDLAGEFFLLGVQTIRAAFRGDFPVHETMVQFDALVVRSTAIVTLTALFTGMVLALQTVVSLTRFGAKPYTGSFVGLAFVLELGPVLTALMVSGRVGAGITAELGSMAVTEQVDAIRAMGADPVQKLVLPRVFALTFGLPMLTSLAYILGIAGGALIAQQYGITTNFYLQTVINVVTVNDVLESLSKTFVFGWMIATVGCYLGLKTTGGTVGVGRATTTAVVVASIGVLVSNFFLAKILMLV